The Treponema primitia ZAS-1 genome window below encodes:
- a CDS encoding DVU_1557 family redox protein, protein MAEEKQKPYDTGLKPAGEILCAKCGVALTLHPVTLGYMSSTFPVELPACPKCGFIYIPEELAIGRMLHVERSLEDK, encoded by the coding sequence ATGGCTGAGGAAAAACAGAAACCCTACGACACCGGGCTCAAGCCGGCCGGGGAGATACTCTGCGCCAAATGCGGTGTGGCCCTAACGCTTCATCCGGTAACCCTGGGCTATATGAGCTCCACCTTTCCGGTAGAACTCCCCGCCTGCCCCAAGTGCGGCTTCATATACATCCCCGAGGAACTTGCCATTGGGCGTATGCTCCATGTGGAACGGTCCCTGGAGGATAAATGA
- a CDS encoding C-GCAxxG-C-C family protein: protein MPDLSDKVHEALQKGYHCSQVMMWLSLELRGINDPLLIRAMGGLALGMFSSKACGTLTGAACTLSSYFPRNEGESEPEAYRAPVHEFVTWFKDQFGALDCRDLVENDQGQIQRFCPIMMEKCFVKIAEILEAHSVDPTR, encoded by the coding sequence ATGCCTGATTTAAGCGATAAGGTACATGAAGCCCTGCAGAAGGGCTACCATTGCAGCCAGGTGATGATGTGGTTATCATTGGAACTGCGCGGCATAAACGACCCATTGCTTATCCGCGCCATGGGGGGCCTTGCCCTGGGCATGTTTTCGTCCAAGGCCTGCGGAACCTTGACCGGAGCGGCCTGTACCCTGTCCAGCTATTTTCCCCGGAACGAGGGAGAGAGCGAACCCGAGGCATACCGCGCCCCGGTACATGAATTCGTAACATGGTTCAAAGATCAGTTCGGCGCCCTGGACTGCCGGGATTTGGTCGAAAACGATCAGGGACAGATACAGCGATTCTGCCCCATCATGATGGAGAAGTGCTTTGTTAAAATTGCCGAAATTCTCGAAGCCCACAGTGTCGACCCAACCCGGTAG
- a CDS encoding radical SAM protein, with protein sequence MSTQPGRVLAPGRVLAPGRVLADTRSVCPVCLKRIDAQYQTRDEVVLLVKNCAEHGSFETPVWEGAENFLAWRERQNPAQTPVKPARKTEQGCPYDCGLCENHLQASCCVLLELTQRCDLRCPVCFASSDSNTAPKDPSLDLVSHWYDRILSQGGPFNIQLSGGEPTMRDDLPEIIRMGRERGFSFFQLNTNGLRIARDPFYLQALAKAGLNTVFLQFDSLKAEACIALRGRDIVAEKKRP encoded by the coding sequence GTGTCGACCCAACCCGGTAGGGTGCTTGCCCCCGGTAGGGTGCTTGCCCCCGGTAGGGTGCTTGCGGATACCAGGAGTGTCTGCCCAGTCTGTCTCAAGAGAATCGACGCCCAATACCAGACCAGGGATGAAGTAGTATTACTGGTAAAAAACTGCGCCGAACACGGCAGCTTTGAAACTCCGGTCTGGGAGGGAGCGGAAAACTTCCTTGCCTGGCGGGAGCGCCAAAACCCCGCCCAGACACCGGTTAAGCCTGCCCGCAAAACGGAACAGGGCTGCCCCTACGACTGCGGGCTCTGTGAAAACCACCTGCAGGCAAGCTGCTGTGTACTCCTGGAACTTACCCAGCGCTGCGATCTCCGCTGCCCCGTATGTTTCGCCTCATCGGATAGCAATACTGCGCCGAAGGATCCTTCGCTGGATCTTGTATCCCACTGGTATGATCGTATCCTCAGCCAAGGGGGGCCCTTCAATATACAGCTCTCCGGGGGGGAACCCACCATGCGGGACGACCTGCCTGAAATAATCCGCATGGGCAGGGAGCGGGGCTTTAGTTTTTTCCAGCTTAATACCAACGGTCTGCGTATCGCCCGGGACCCGTTTTATTTACAGGCCCTGGCAAAGGCGGGACTCAATACGGTGTTTCTCCAGTTCGATTCCCTTAAAGCCGAAGCCTGCATCGCCCTGCGGGGCCGTGATATCGTTGCGGAAAAAAAACGGCCATAA
- a CDS encoding BrnA antitoxin family protein: protein MYDEDNPESTPEALEEFAVLARELRSRKSKQDTKPVIALRIEPEALAKYKALGKGYTGTMGDVLNYIVNNPEILAKIL, encoded by the coding sequence ATATACGACGAAGACAACCCGGAATCTACCCCGGAAGCGCTGGAGGAATTCGCCGTCCTGGCTCGCGAACTTCGGAGCCGGAAAAGCAAACAGGACACAAAACCAGTAATTGCCCTTCGGATAGAACCGGAAGCCCTGGCAAAATACAAGGCCCTGGGGAAAGGTTATACCGGAACAATGGGGGACGTATTAAACTACATCGTCAATAACCCGGAAATTCTGGCTAAGATTTTATAG
- a CDS encoding pyridine nucleotide-disulfide oxidoreductase/dicluster-binding protein, giving the protein MPVRVTVETFLDQNLLREVESLCTAEEPPACQAACPLHLDVRTFTSLIKAEKSAEAWQLYAKSIPLAPLIARTCNAPCRLPCKRTELGGAVEIGALEQFAALNSGVPSKAPFLLPKKTERAAIVGGGLRGMAAANTLARKGYRVTILEASDRLGGRLLTLDEGVLPPKVLEDEISVLSGMAVTVEYGRSIPVDSPEEAEALFGKGYDAVFVACASPLDGLADGATLLTGRKSLLAGRRAGRIGKGDSSIYDLFDGISAAISMDRLFQGVSVDAGREREGSCETKLYTNLDGITVRGTALQDPVKPGSGGCDQAEAAAEAGRCIGCECNECVKKCGFMQQYKLNPRRYVRMVYNNLSIAMGNHDANGMINTCALCGQCEAICPNGLNMADVFLAARRQMVHSGKMPPSAHEFALLDMNYSMSDAFFLARPQRGRNTSAAVFFPGCQLPASEPELVRRVYADLSKRLDGGVGLLLSCCGIMAHWSGNTVQFDGVKKQLTDHWEKLGSPELITACPSCASTLSLMGIKNRSLFDVLGEIGPPKLEGKSELNRTAPVMVLHHACGARYDNVIKKRVRGLAAEAGITVEESANDEHSPCCGYGGLMPFANAPASDGHTVTALEQLAGNRDAPLLTYCVNCRDRFRAKGRDARHLLEILYPPALPWKNPTWSLRQENRAKLRRDMLQDFWGVKTEEVSLMELIISEELERKLEGTHILHSDIRAAISRAEAEQTKLLDPKTGHFIASHRPANVTFWVEYSPEGAGFRVYNAYSHRMNAVISGPASGAAANG; this is encoded by the coding sequence ATGCCCGTACGAGTAACCGTTGAGACATTTTTGGATCAAAACCTGCTCCGCGAAGTTGAATCCCTGTGCACAGCGGAAGAGCCCCCCGCCTGTCAGGCAGCCTGCCCCCTGCACCTGGATGTCCGGACCTTCACTTCCCTTATCAAGGCGGAAAAGTCCGCCGAAGCCTGGCAGCTCTACGCCAAATCTATTCCCCTGGCCCCGCTTATCGCCCGTACCTGTAACGCCCCCTGCCGCCTGCCCTGTAAACGTACGGAACTGGGCGGCGCCGTTGAAATCGGCGCGCTCGAACAATTCGCCGCACTGAACTCCGGCGTCCCGTCAAAGGCGCCTTTTCTGCTTCCCAAAAAAACAGAGCGGGCCGCCATTGTCGGCGGGGGGCTGCGGGGCATGGCTGCGGCAAACACCCTTGCCCGCAAGGGGTATCGCGTAACGATACTGGAAGCCTCGGACCGCCTGGGGGGCAGGCTGCTTACACTGGACGAAGGGGTACTGCCCCCCAAGGTTCTGGAAGACGAAATCTCCGTGTTATCCGGGATGGCCGTGACGGTAGAATATGGCCGCAGTATTCCTGTGGATTCACCCGAAGAGGCGGAGGCCCTCTTCGGCAAAGGCTACGATGCGGTGTTTGTCGCCTGCGCTTCCCCCCTGGACGGCCTTGCCGATGGGGCAACCCTGCTCACGGGCCGGAAAAGTCTGCTCGCAGGACGCCGCGCCGGGCGAATCGGCAAAGGGGATTCATCCATCTACGATCTTTTCGATGGCATCAGCGCGGCCATAAGCATGGACCGGCTCTTCCAGGGGGTCTCGGTAGATGCCGGGCGTGAGCGCGAAGGAAGCTGTGAAACAAAGCTCTACACGAACCTTGACGGCATTACGGTGCGGGGAACTGCGCTGCAGGATCCGGTAAAACCCGGGAGCGGCGGCTGCGATCAGGCTGAGGCTGCCGCTGAAGCCGGACGCTGCATAGGCTGCGAATGTAACGAATGTGTAAAAAAATGCGGGTTCATGCAGCAATACAAACTGAACCCCCGGCGCTATGTACGGATGGTATACAACAACCTTTCCATCGCCATGGGCAACCACGACGCCAACGGTATGATTAACACCTGCGCACTCTGCGGTCAGTGCGAGGCTATATGCCCAAACGGCCTGAATATGGCGGATGTTTTCCTCGCTGCCCGCCGGCAAATGGTGCACTCCGGAAAGATGCCCCCATCGGCCCACGAATTCGCCTTGCTGGACATGAACTACAGTATGTCCGACGCCTTTTTCCTGGCCCGGCCCCAACGGGGACGCAATACATCGGCGGCGGTGTTTTTTCCCGGCTGCCAGCTTCCCGCATCGGAACCGGAGTTGGTCCGCAGGGTCTACGCGGATCTGTCTAAACGGTTAGACGGCGGCGTGGGATTACTGTTGAGCTGCTGCGGGATCATGGCCCACTGGAGCGGAAACACGGTGCAGTTCGATGGGGTAAAAAAACAATTAACCGATCACTGGGAAAAGCTTGGAAGCCCCGAACTCATCACCGCCTGTCCCAGCTGCGCTTCCACCCTATCCCTTATGGGGATAAAAAACCGGAGCCTCTTCGATGTTCTGGGAGAAATAGGTCCGCCGAAGCTTGAGGGGAAATCCGAACTCAACAGAACAGCTCCGGTAATGGTCCTGCACCATGCCTGCGGGGCGCGGTATGATAATGTAATAAAAAAAAGGGTACGTGGTTTAGCCGCCGAAGCGGGCATTACGGTAGAGGAGAGCGCAAACGATGAGCACAGTCCCTGCTGCGGATACGGGGGGCTCATGCCCTTTGCAAATGCTCCGGCATCTGATGGCCACACCGTTACTGCCCTGGAACAGCTTGCGGGCAATAGGGACGCGCCCCTGTTAACCTACTGTGTTAACTGCCGGGATCGTTTCCGCGCTAAAGGACGGGATGCCCGGCATCTTTTAGAAATACTGTACCCGCCGGCATTGCCCTGGAAAAATCCCACCTGGTCACTGCGCCAGGAGAACCGCGCAAAGCTCCGGCGGGATATGCTGCAGGATTTTTGGGGTGTGAAAACTGAGGAGGTGTCTTTGATGGAACTGATTATCAGCGAAGAGCTGGAGCGTAAGCTTGAGGGGACCCATATACTCCACAGCGATATACGGGCGGCAATAAGCCGGGCGGAGGCGGAACAAACTAAGCTCCTGGATCCAAAGACCGGACATTTCATCGCCAGCCACCGTCCGGCGAACGTCACCTTCTGGGTCGAATACTCCCCTGAAGGAGCGGGCTTCCGTGTATACAACGCCTACAGCCACCGGATGAACGCCGTTATTTCCGGCCCCGCAAGCGGAGCGGCCGCCAATGGCTGA
- a CDS encoding XdhC family protein has translation MAFKELCTLMVQKLSGGEDLILATIIDEDGSSPRSAGARMLVGKGGRLHGTIGGGAVEFKALELALELLEQRKSRRKTYRLRHNDQEDLGMICGGDVDVYFQYIQGEDERTIALLRECLERLDRDENLWLITDLTLLSSWVMTLYGTETPSSVPDLGDSDIKQLTRSMPVLADIKERRIYSEPINFAGKAFIFGGGHVAQALEPILSGVGFRCVVFDSRPEYVTRELFPGAYDLVIGDFGKIGDRIKITPNDYVVIVTHNFDAVVEEQILRNECAYVGLIGSKTKTAALKKQLSQMGFSQEILDKVHAPIGLRIKSETPAEIAISIAAEMILERALRRERD, from the coding sequence ATGGCGTTTAAAGAATTGTGTACCCTGATGGTACAAAAACTAAGCGGCGGCGAGGATCTGATACTGGCTACAATTATCGATGAAGACGGCTCAAGCCCCCGGAGCGCCGGGGCCCGTATGCTGGTGGGCAAGGGCGGCCGTCTCCATGGGACCATTGGAGGCGGGGCGGTGGAATTCAAAGCCCTGGAGCTGGCCCTGGAACTACTTGAACAGCGAAAATCCCGGCGCAAAACCTACCGGCTCCGTCATAACGACCAGGAGGATCTGGGGATGATCTGCGGCGGCGATGTGGATGTCTACTTCCAGTATATTCAGGGTGAGGATGAAAGGACAATCGCTTTGCTCAGGGAATGTCTTGAACGGCTGGATAGGGACGAAAACCTCTGGCTCATCACGGATCTGACTCTCCTTTCGTCCTGGGTCATGACCCTCTACGGTACCGAAACCCCTTCGTCCGTACCGGACCTCGGTGACAGCGATATCAAACAGCTTACAAGAAGTATGCCGGTCCTGGCGGATATTAAGGAGCGGCGTATTTACAGCGAGCCCATCAATTTTGCCGGCAAGGCATTCATCTTTGGAGGAGGCCATGTGGCCCAGGCTCTGGAACCAATACTGAGCGGCGTTGGTTTCCGCTGCGTGGTCTTTGACAGCCGGCCGGAGTACGTTACCCGTGAACTTTTCCCCGGCGCCTATGATCTTGTAATCGGGGATTTCGGCAAAATCGGGGACAGGATAAAGATCACCCCCAACGATTACGTAGTAATTGTAACCCACAACTTTGACGCTGTGGTGGAGGAACAGATACTACGGAACGAATGCGCCTATGTGGGACTTATCGGCAGTAAAACTAAGACAGCTGCCCTGAAAAAGCAGCTTTCACAGATGGGCTTTAGTCAGGAAATTTTAGACAAGGTCCACGCACCCATAGGACTGCGGATAAAGTCCGAAACTCCGGCGGAGATCGCCATCAGCATAGCCGCTGAGATGATACTGGAACGGGCCCTGAGAAGAGAGCGGGACTAG
- a CDS encoding Txe/YoeB family addiction module toxin yields MRKIFSESGWEDYLYWQTQDKKMLKRINQLIKDIDRDPFGGIGKPEPLKGNYSGYLSRRINEANRLIYRISQDILEIHQCKGHYDDK; encoded by the coding sequence ATGCGTAAGATTTTTTCAGAAAGTGGTTGGGAGGATTATCTTTATTGGCAAACGCAGGATAAAAAAATGCTAAAAAGGATAAACCAACTAATAAAAGACATTGACCGCGATCCATTCGGCGGCATCGGTAAGCCGGAACCACTGAAAGGAAATTATTCCGGCTATTTGAGTCGCCGGATTAATGAAGCTAACAGGTTAATATATCGCATTAGTCAGGACATCCTTGAGATCCATCAATGTAAAGGGCATTACGATGACAAATGA
- a CDS encoding nucleotidyltransferase family protein translates to MEPGQFGAVIVAAGLSSRMGAFKPLLPLGNSTIIERILGTLREAGVEDIAVVTGHNAEKIEQALGSCGFSFIHNGDYASTDMFRSASLGLDFMARRKRAVFFTPVDTPLFSPATVRLLAEHLQNTGTEDPGNSIVTPFFNGRPGHPVLIGSEAALKLIGHTGGGGLRGAIEAYGGPKKNIDSGDPGTVFDADTREDYKRLTMMDLNKPFS, encoded by the coding sequence ATGGAACCGGGACAATTCGGCGCGGTTATTGTGGCGGCAGGCCTATCAAGCAGGATGGGCGCCTTCAAACCATTACTTCCCCTGGGAAACAGTACTATTATTGAACGGATACTGGGAACCCTGCGGGAAGCGGGGGTAGAGGATATTGCCGTGGTCACCGGACACAATGCGGAGAAAATCGAACAGGCCCTGGGCTCCTGCGGCTTTAGCTTCATACACAATGGCGATTACGCCTCCACCGATATGTTTCGTTCCGCCTCCCTGGGGCTGGATTTTATGGCGCGGCGAAAACGGGCTGTCTTTTTTACCCCGGTTGATACGCCCCTCTTCAGCCCCGCTACGGTCCGCCTCCTTGCGGAGCATCTGCAGAACACCGGAACAGAAGATCCCGGCAACAGTATCGTTACCCCGTTTTTTAACGGACGCCCCGGCCACCCGGTGCTCATAGGATCGGAGGCCGCACTAAAACTGATAGGCCATACCGGCGGGGGCGGCCTGAGGGGGGCTATTGAAGCCTACGGCGGTCCCAAAAAAAACATTGATTCAGGCGATCCCGGTACGGTGTTTGATGCGGATACTAGAGAAGATTACAAGCGGTTAACCATGATGGACCTGAACAAACCGTTCTCATAG
- a CDS encoding molybdopterin-dependent aldehyde oxidoreductase — protein MEKKTLTINGQPRTLIVDGESTLAETLRKQLLLTGCKVGCGNGQCGACSVIISGKVVRACTRKIKTLGEDDAIETIEGIGTPENLHPLQLAWMAHGCAQCGFCSPGFILSAKQLLTENHSPTRDEVRAWFQKHRNACRCTGYKPLVDAVMDAAKVLRGELQKEDLLFKPVGNNITGTYYHRPSAKAKVTGKWDFGADMALQMPAGTLHLALVQAEVSHAKIKGIDTSEAEKMEGVYKVITHKDVSGKNRITGLITFPTNKGDGWDRPILCDEKVFQYGDAIAIVAADTVEQARAAAKKVKVDLELLPAYMSAPAAMADDAIEIHPGTPNVYFQINNKKGAETRDIIAKAPNVAEVSSYCSRQPHLPLEPDCGQAYIDSEGRLTIHSKSIAIHLHAAMIAAGIGIELDKLRLVQNGSGGTFGYKFSPTMEALVGVACLACDKRPVSLVYNMHQMITYTGKRSPTFMNLKVAADKDGKVLALEGKNILDHGPYSEFGDLLTLRLAQYHMAGYDVPNIRTENYTVATNHAWGSAFRGYGAPEAELGSEILMDILAEKVGVDPFEIRYKNIYRPGCTNITGQTPEVFSLPELMDKAKPHYYAAKARVKELNAKGGKLKYGAGIAIGVYGCGLDGTDSSAAWVELQSDGSVKVGSSWEDHGQGADIGTLTMAHETLRHAGFTPEKIKVVMNDTAITPNSGPAGGSRSNVVTGNAIRVAAENLLNALKKPDGTYRTYEEMAAAKAPLRYEGSWTADMCTNCDLETSQGAPFSNYMYEVFIPTVEVNTETGKARVISFYTVADVGKLINKSVVDGQIYGGIAQGIGLALTEDFEDLTKHNTLAGCGLPLIEDIPDDFVIEYVEALRPSGPYGASGVGEVPLCGSHPAILNAIYDACKVRITHIPALPEKIKAGLAKV, from the coding sequence ATGGAGAAAAAGACGCTTACTATAAACGGACAGCCTCGCACATTAATTGTTGACGGCGAGTCCACGCTGGCAGAGACGCTGCGAAAACAGCTCCTCTTAACGGGCTGTAAAGTTGGGTGCGGCAACGGTCAATGCGGCGCCTGTTCGGTCATTATCAGCGGTAAGGTGGTACGGGCCTGTACCCGTAAAATTAAAACCCTTGGGGAAGATGACGCCATCGAAACCATTGAGGGAATCGGTACCCCGGAAAATCTACATCCCCTGCAGCTTGCCTGGATGGCCCACGGATGCGCCCAGTGCGGGTTCTGTTCTCCGGGTTTTATCCTGTCCGCAAAACAACTCCTCACGGAAAACCATAGCCCCACCCGGGACGAGGTTCGCGCCTGGTTCCAGAAGCATCGTAACGCCTGCCGCTGTACCGGCTACAAGCCATTGGTAGACGCCGTGATGGACGCCGCCAAGGTACTTCGGGGCGAACTGCAGAAGGAAGATTTGCTCTTCAAACCGGTGGGCAACAATATCACCGGAACCTATTACCACCGCCCCTCTGCAAAGGCGAAGGTTACGGGCAAATGGGACTTCGGCGCCGACATGGCCCTGCAGATGCCCGCAGGAACACTGCACTTAGCGTTGGTGCAGGCCGAAGTTTCCCACGCGAAGATTAAGGGCATCGACACCAGCGAAGCTGAAAAGATGGAAGGGGTTTACAAGGTTATTACCCACAAGGATGTAAGCGGCAAGAACCGGATCACCGGTCTTATCACCTTCCCCACCAATAAGGGTGATGGCTGGGACCGGCCCATACTCTGCGACGAAAAGGTATTCCAGTACGGAGACGCCATCGCCATCGTAGCCGCCGACACGGTGGAACAGGCCAGGGCTGCGGCGAAGAAAGTGAAGGTAGACCTGGAACTACTCCCCGCCTATATGAGCGCCCCAGCGGCCATGGCGGATGACGCCATCGAAATTCATCCCGGAACCCCCAACGTATATTTCCAGATCAACAACAAGAAGGGCGCCGAGACCAGGGACATCATAGCCAAGGCGCCCAACGTAGCGGAGGTTTCATCCTACTGCTCCCGGCAGCCCCACCTGCCCCTGGAACCGGACTGCGGCCAGGCATACATCGACAGCGAAGGCCGGCTGACCATCCACTCCAAGTCCATCGCCATCCACCTCCACGCGGCCATGATCGCCGCCGGAATCGGCATTGAGCTTGACAAGCTGCGGCTGGTGCAAAACGGCTCGGGGGGTACCTTTGGGTACAAGTTCTCCCCCACCATGGAAGCCCTGGTCGGCGTAGCCTGTCTTGCCTGCGATAAACGCCCGGTCTCCCTGGTCTACAATATGCACCAGATGATCACCTACACCGGCAAACGTTCCCCCACCTTCATGAACCTGAAGGTCGCGGCGGATAAGGACGGCAAGGTATTGGCCCTGGAAGGAAAGAACATCCTCGACCACGGACCCTATTCCGAGTTCGGCGATCTCCTCACCCTGCGGCTGGCCCAGTACCACATGGCCGGTTACGATGTGCCCAATATCCGCACGGAAAACTACACCGTTGCTACCAACCACGCCTGGGGTTCCGCATTCCGCGGCTACGGCGCACCGGAAGCGGAGCTTGGATCAGAAATACTGATGGATATCCTGGCGGAAAAAGTCGGCGTCGATCCCTTTGAGATCCGCTACAAGAACATCTACCGCCCGGGGTGTACCAATATTACCGGTCAGACCCCTGAGGTATTCTCTTTGCCGGAATTGATGGACAAGGCAAAACCGCATTACTACGCCGCCAAGGCACGGGTAAAGGAACTGAACGCCAAGGGCGGGAAGCTGAAATACGGGGCGGGGATCGCCATCGGCGTATACGGTTGCGGCCTTGACGGCACGGACTCCTCCGCCGCCTGGGTTGAACTGCAAAGCGACGGCAGCGTAAAGGTCGGATCCAGCTGGGAAGACCACGGACAGGGCGCGGATATCGGAACCCTCACCATGGCCCACGAGACCCTCCGCCATGCGGGGTTCACCCCGGAAAAGATCAAGGTGGTGATGAACGACACCGCCATTACCCCCAACTCCGGACCCGCCGGGGGCAGCCGTTCCAACGTAGTCACGGGCAACGCCATCAGGGTCGCCGCAGAGAACCTGCTTAACGCCTTGAAAAAACCCGACGGGACCTACCGGACCTACGAGGAAATGGCCGCTGCCAAGGCGCCGCTGCGTTACGAAGGAAGCTGGACCGCAGATATGTGTACCAACTGCGATCTGGAAACCAGCCAGGGCGCGCCCTTCTCCAACTATATGTACGAAGTCTTTATACCAACCGTGGAGGTGAACACCGAGACCGGCAAAGCCCGGGTAATCTCCTTCTACACCGTTGCTGATGTGGGTAAGCTTATCAACAAATCCGTGGTGGACGGCCAGATATACGGCGGCATCGCCCAGGGCATCGGCCTTGCGCTCACCGAGGACTTTGAGGACCTGACCAAACACAATACCCTGGCGGGCTGCGGCCTCCCGTTGATCGAAGATATACCCGATGATTTTGTTATTGAGTATGTCGAAGCGCTCCGGCCCAGCGGCCCCTACGGCGCTTCCGGCGTGGGCGAAGTTCCGCTCTGCGGTTCCCACCCGGCGATACTGAACGCGATCTACGACGCCTGTAAGGTGCGGATAACCCATATCCCCGCCCTGCCCGAAAAGATCAAAGCCGGTCTTGCGAAGGTATAG
- a CDS encoding M23 family metallopeptidase, translating to MTVIFPAKMIFKYAQLDEVVAAKGRRVAQGETIALSRNTGLSTGPLLHFSVYYQERAIDPLSVLR from the coding sequence GTGACTGTCATCTTTCCGGCAAAAATGATTTTCAAGTATGCCCAGCTTGACGAAGTTGTGGCTGCAAAGGGCCGGCGCGTGGCCCAGGGGGAAACCATAGCCCTCTCGAGAAATACCGGATTGTCAACCGGGCCCCTTTTGCATTTTTCGGTTTACTACCAAGAGCGGGCGATTGATCCCCTGTCGGTTTTGCGGTAA
- a CDS encoding histidine phosphatase family protein yields MKRYIGRTDLPLSPEGMTQAEEACRKLADKGIDAVYTSPLARCRDFAGCIADKLGLEPAIELPGLLEIDMGNWEYRPIREIKDTYPEDYTARGLNMAGFVPEGGESFLRCQTRAVKTITAIAAAGGDALIITHAGLIRSLLCYVEAHDLNDLFYYEVPYGGIFTLGYENGLFRSIMVNRL; encoded by the coding sequence GTGAAACGGTATATCGGCCGAACGGATCTGCCCCTTTCTCCCGAGGGCATGACCCAGGCTGAGGAGGCCTGCCGTAAACTTGCGGATAAGGGTATCGATGCGGTTTATACGAGTCCCCTGGCGCGGTGCAGGGATTTTGCGGGATGTATTGCGGATAAGCTGGGCCTAGAGCCGGCCATTGAGCTTCCCGGGTTGCTGGAAATCGATATGGGGAACTGGGAGTACCGGCCTATTCGGGAAATAAAAGATACGTACCCGGAAGACTATACAGCCCGGGGGCTTAACATGGCCGGTTTTGTTCCCGAAGGGGGAGAGTCCTTTCTCCGGTGTCAGACACGGGCGGTCAAGACCATTACCGCCATTGCCGCTGCGGGAGGGGATGCGCTTATCATTACCCATGCGGGTCTTATACGTTCCCTGCTCTGTTATGTAGAAGCCCACGATTTAAATGATCTGTTTTACTATGAGGTCCCCTACGGCGGTATCTTTACCCTGGGCTATGAGAACGGTTTGTTCAGGTCCATCATGGTTAACCGCTTGTAA
- a CDS encoding type II toxin-antitoxin system RelB/DinJ family antitoxin produces the protein MAETINVTVRLDRDIKEQAETMFNGFGMNLSTAVNIFVRQSLRQGKIPFEISDPYYNEKNMERLKQSIAEFTTGKVVEKTMDELEAMENA, from the coding sequence ATGGCAGAAACTATTAATGTAACCGTAAGGCTGGATCGTGATATTAAGGAACAAGCCGAAACTATGTTTAATGGCTTCGGGATGAACCTGTCCACAGCGGTCAATATATTTGTACGCCAGTCATTGCGGCAAGGTAAAATTCCTTTTGAAATTTCCGATCCCTATTACAATGAAAAAAACATGGAACGGCTAAAACAATCCATAGCAGAATTTACCACCGGAAAAGTGGTAGAAAAAACCATGGATGAATTAGAAGCAATGGAAAATGCGTAA